The Micromonospora sp. NBC_01740 genome includes a window with the following:
- the sepX gene encoding divisome protein SepX/GlpR, whose amino-acid sequence MRVPTSVLLAVLAAAGLLALAPALVRRYDATERLVAERAQSTARVLQRRRRRRTVPGRRPVHLPRSLVITLSEDANTGGLSAPVSAPPATRRSKRLRAVPPAPRKGRRRPPPRRQHTPAVYRRRRVLAALLLLNFVELIGVIVVSPGFWISFGVTAALLVAYVVHLRRLALADRRRRRAQAREAAWLAARQAEVRREQARRAAARREAQRRLAAQREVVRRAAMGLDRPADLPAAANGGSVSYRRSGGLRGRPYQSGRGSHSA is encoded by the coding sequence GTGAGGGTGCCGACCTCGGTGCTCCTCGCCGTCCTCGCCGCCGCCGGTCTGCTCGCCCTCGCCCCGGCGCTGGTTCGCCGGTACGACGCCACCGAGCGGCTGGTGGCGGAGCGGGCGCAGTCGACGGCGCGGGTGCTCCAGCGCCGCCGGCGGCGCCGCACTGTGCCGGGGCGCCGCCCGGTGCACCTGCCCCGCAGCCTCGTCATCACCCTAAGTGAAGACGCGAACACGGGCGGGCTCTCCGCGCCGGTCTCCGCGCCCCCCGCCACGCGCCGGTCGAAGCGGCTGCGCGCCGTGCCGCCGGCCCCCCGCAAGGGCCGCCGCCGGCCGCCGCCCCGCCGACAGCACACCCCCGCCGTCTACCGCCGCCGTCGGGTGCTCGCCGCGCTGCTGCTGCTGAACTTCGTCGAGCTCATCGGCGTGATCGTGGTCAGCCCCGGCTTCTGGATCAGCTTCGGGGTCACCGCCGCGCTGCTGGTCGCGTACGTCGTACACCTGCGGCGGCTGGCACTGGCGGATCGCCGGCGGCGGCGGGCGCAGGCCCGCGAGGCGGCGTGGCTGGCCGCCCGGCAGGCCGAGGTGCGGCGGGAGCAGGCCCGCCGGGCGGCGGCCCGCCGCGAGGCGCAGCGCCGCCTGGCGGCCCAGCGCGAGGTGGTACGCCGTGCCGCGATGGGCCTGGACCGCCCGGCGGACCTGCCGGCGGCGGCCAACGGCGG